The Lytechinus pictus isolate F3 Inbred chromosome 17, Lp3.0, whole genome shotgun sequence genome contains a region encoding:
- the LOC135157291 gene encoding uncharacterized protein LOC135157291 isoform X2 produces the protein MDMQKWYLQFILLLILIFNGVVCPNGELMCQYQGNDGMRGFLVNMAEDDQLDVYSDEEQHYLQHSTSCYNQERDGQSGAWIYRVTCDDIHPTYDSVLISYRQGPGMSDTGYKTVMCEKFHDDLPGTSVMPWIDTWPNLSCFRNSNKLVMVVVSAQKQMVSDVIIEMIIYRGSGENSERRATLIIVQIVVVIAAVLILVAFTV, from the exons ATGGATATGCAGAAGTGGTATCTACAATTTATATTGCTATTGATCTTGATCTTCAATGGAGTAGTATGTCCAAATG GTGAACTAATGTGTCAATATCAAGGCAATGATGGTATGAGAGGATTTTTAGTGAATATGGCCGAAGATGATCAGCTAGACGTGTACTCTGATGAAG aACAACATTATCTACAACATTCGACGTCCTGTTACAACCAGGAAAGGG ATGGCCAATCTGGTGCTTGGATATATCGAGTCACCTGTGATGATATCCATCCCACTTACGACAGTGTGCTCATATCATATCGGCAAGGCCCAGGGATGTCAGACACTGgatacaaaacagttatgtgcgAGAAATTTCATGATGATCTTCCCGGCACCTCCGTCATGCCGTGGATTGACACCTGGCCGAATTTATCATGCTTTCGTAATTCAAATAAATTAGTGATG GTCGTTGTCTCAGCACAAAAGCAGATGGTATCCGACGTCATAATAGAAATGATCATCTATCGCG GTTCCGGTGAAAATAGTGAAAGGAGAGCTACACTGATCATTGTACAAATTGTCGTTGTCATCGCAGCTGTCTTGATACTTGTGGCATTCACGGTATAA
- the LOC135157291 gene encoding uncharacterized protein LOC135157291 isoform X1 encodes MDMQKWYLQFILLLILIFNGVVCPNGELMCQYQGNDGMRGFLVNMAEDDQLDVYSDEVAPRVQIDARANVSCGTQHKGKFSFELVGQKEWQILLRLSPTDVSDDVIVEASNGHDVHSISRENHQSGYPMYLLSETNLKIFSDFKSRGDSNRGFMLNVRAVKVVEQHYLQHSTSCYNQERDGQSGAWIYRVTCDDIHPTYDSVLISYRQGPGMSDTGYKTVMCEKFHDDLPGTSVMPWIDTWPNLSCFRNSNKLVMVVVSAQKQMVSDVIIEMIIYRGSGENSERRATLIIVQIVVVIAAVLILVAFTV; translated from the exons ATGGATATGCAGAAGTGGTATCTACAATTTATATTGCTATTGATCTTGATCTTCAATGGAGTAGTATGTCCAAATG GTGAACTAATGTGTCAATATCAAGGCAATGATGGTATGAGAGGATTTTTAGTGAATATGGCCGAAGATGATCAGCTAGACGTGTACTCTGATGAAG TCGCACCACGTGTTCAAATTGATGCTCGTGCGAACGTATCATGCGGTACTCAACATAAAGGGAAATTCTCCTTTGAGCTTGTCGGTCAAAAGGAATGGCAAATTCTTCTTCGTTTATCTCCGACAGACGTCAGTGATGACGTCATCGTCGAAGCCTCCAATGGGCATGATGTTCATAGTATCTCGAGAGAAAACCACCAATCCGGTTATCCGATGTATCTGCTCTCAGAGACCAATCTGAAgattttttctgattttaaaaGTCGAGGAGATTCAAACAGGGGGTTTATGCTCAATGTCCGGGCAGTCAAAGTAGTTG aACAACATTATCTACAACATTCGACGTCCTGTTACAACCAGGAAAGGG ATGGCCAATCTGGTGCTTGGATATATCGAGTCACCTGTGATGATATCCATCCCACTTACGACAGTGTGCTCATATCATATCGGCAAGGCCCAGGGATGTCAGACACTGgatacaaaacagttatgtgcgAGAAATTTCATGATGATCTTCCCGGCACCTCCGTCATGCCGTGGATTGACACCTGGCCGAATTTATCATGCTTTCGTAATTCAAATAAATTAGTGATG GTCGTTGTCTCAGCACAAAAGCAGATGGTATCCGACGTCATAATAGAAATGATCATCTATCGCG GTTCCGGTGAAAATAGTGAAAGGAGAGCTACACTGATCATTGTACAAATTGTCGTTGTCATCGCAGCTGTCTTGATACTTGTGGCATTCACGGTATAA